A single genomic interval of Arthrobacter globiformis harbors:
- the panD gene encoding aspartate 1-decarboxylase, with amino-acid sequence MNRTMFKSKIHRATVTHADLHYVGSVTVDLDLLDAADILPGELVAIVDVTNGARLETYTIAGERGSGVIGINGPAAHLVHENDVVILITYAAMTTEEAKAYEPRVVHVDQNNNVLQLGNDPAEGLTPGLLRPPYAVNNTAP; translated from the coding sequence ATGAATCGAACGATGTTTAAGTCGAAAATTCACCGGGCCACCGTCACGCACGCTGACCTTCACTATGTAGGTTCAGTCACCGTTGACCTGGACCTGCTTGATGCTGCTGACATCCTTCCCGGTGAGCTTGTCGCCATCGTGGACGTGACCAACGGCGCCAGGCTGGAGACATACACCATCGCCGGTGAACGCGGCTCAGGCGTGATCGGCATCAATGGCCCGGCAGCCCACTTGGTGCACGAAAATGACGTTGTCATTCTGATTACCTACGCGGCAATGACCACCGAGGAAGCCAAGGCCTACGAGCCCCGGGTAGTCCATGTCGACCAAAACAACAACGTGCTCCAGTTGGGCAACGACCCGGCCGAGGGCCTCACCCCCGGGCTCCTCCGCCCGCCGTACGCCGTGAACAACACCGCACCCTGA
- a CDS encoding MmgE/PrpD family protein, with amino-acid sequence MGKNNHVRVYRSEENLPREEQLAHKIALVAADPVDVTAEVTEMVINRIIDNASVAIASLNRAPIVAARAQALTHGPSSGGKGAKVFGIGERVSPEWAAWANGVAVRELDYHDTFLAADYSHPGDNIPPILAVAQHVGSTGADLIRGIATGYEIQVNLVKAICLHKHKIDHVAHLGPSAAAGIGTLLGLDVETIFQSVGQALHTTTATRQSRKGEISTWKAHAPAFAGKMAVEAVDRSMRGQTSPVPIYEGEDGVIAWLLDGPDASYEVPLPMPGEAKRAILDTYTKEHSAEYQAQAWIDLARKLNREHPEATDPANVKSVLIKTSHHTNYVIGSGANDPQKYSPTASRETLDHSIPYIFTVALQDGAWHHVDSYAPERAARPDTVELWQKVSTVEDPGWTRRYHSLDINEKAFGGSVEITLTDGTVIRDQIAVADAHPLGARPFTREQYVNKFRTLAAGLVEEDEIERFLAAVERLPELGAGELDQLNITAAPGVIDLNAAPKGLF; translated from the coding sequence ATGGGCAAGAACAACCACGTCCGCGTCTATAGGAGCGAAGAGAACCTCCCCCGGGAGGAACAGTTGGCCCACAAGATCGCTCTGGTCGCCGCGGACCCCGTCGACGTGACGGCCGAAGTGACCGAGATGGTGATCAACCGGATCATCGACAACGCCTCGGTGGCCATTGCGTCGTTGAACCGGGCTCCGATTGTCGCTGCCCGGGCTCAGGCCCTCACTCACGGCCCGTCCAGCGGCGGCAAGGGGGCCAAGGTCTTCGGCATCGGCGAGCGGGTCTCCCCGGAGTGGGCGGCCTGGGCCAACGGCGTGGCAGTCCGGGAACTGGACTACCACGACACCTTCCTCGCCGCGGACTACTCCCATCCCGGCGACAACATCCCGCCGATCCTGGCCGTCGCACAGCACGTCGGCTCCACGGGTGCGGACCTGATCCGTGGCATCGCCACCGGTTATGAGATCCAGGTCAACCTGGTCAAGGCGATCTGCCTGCACAAGCACAAGATCGACCACGTCGCCCACCTCGGCCCCTCCGCGGCCGCCGGCATCGGCACCCTACTGGGACTCGACGTCGAAACCATCTTCCAGTCCGTCGGCCAGGCCCTGCACACCACCACGGCCACCCGCCAGTCGCGCAAGGGCGAGATCTCCACCTGGAAGGCCCACGCCCCCGCCTTCGCCGGCAAGATGGCGGTCGAAGCGGTGGACAGGTCCATGCGGGGGCAGACCTCCCCGGTGCCGATCTACGAGGGTGAGGACGGCGTGATCGCCTGGCTGCTGGACGGTCCGGACGCCTCCTATGAGGTTCCGCTGCCCATGCCCGGTGAGGCCAAGCGGGCCATTCTGGACACCTACACCAAGGAACACTCGGCCGAGTACCAGGCCCAGGCCTGGATCGACCTCGCCCGCAAGCTGAACAGGGAACACCCCGAGGCCACCGATCCGGCGAACGTGAAGTCCGTCCTGATCAAGACGAGCCACCACACCAACTACGTGATCGGCTCCGGCGCCAACGACCCGCAGAAGTACTCCCCCACCGCGTCCCGGGAAACCCTGGACCACTCCATCCCCTATATCTTCACGGTCGCACTGCAGGACGGGGCCTGGCACCACGTGGACTCCTACGCCCCCGAACGCGCCGCCCGCCCGGACACCGTGGAGCTGTGGCAGAAAGTGTCCACGGTGGAGGACCCGGGGTGGACCCGCCGGTACCACTCCCTGGACATCAACGAAAAGGCCTTCGGCGGTTCCGTGGAAATCACCCTCACCGACGGCACCGTCATCCGGGACCAAATCGCCGTGGCCGACGCCCACCCGCTCGGCGCCCGCCCGTTCACACGGGAACAGTATGTGAACAAGTTCCGCACCCTCGCCGCCGGCCTCGTGGAGGAGGACGAAATCGAAAGGTTCCTCGCCGCCGTCGAACGCCTTCCCGAACTCGGCGCCGGCGAACTCGACCAGCTCAACATCACCGCGGCGCCCGGCGTCATCGACCTTAACGCTGCCCCGAAGGGACTGTTCTAA
- a CDS encoding recombinase family protein: MAGQLIGYVRVSTLDQNEKRQLEGQVLDRVFTDKASGRDTTRPELTELLRFARNGDTVVVHSMDRLARNLDDLRALVQSLTRKGVRVEFVKGSLVFTGEDSPMANLMLSVMGAFAEFERSLIRERQREGIALAKQRGAYKGRKKTLTPERAAELVQRAANGIPKSVLASDYGISRETVYQYLRQAKLP, translated from the coding sequence GTGGCTGGACAGCTGATCGGGTACGTGCGCGTAAGCACGCTGGACCAGAACGAGAAACGCCAGCTCGAAGGTCAGGTTCTGGACCGGGTCTTCACGGACAAAGCCTCGGGCAGGGACACGACCAGACCGGAGCTTACTGAGCTACTGCGGTTCGCCCGTAACGGGGACACAGTCGTCGTGCACAGCATGGACCGGCTCGCCCGCAACCTCGATGACCTGCGGGCTCTCGTCCAGAGCCTCACACGCAAAGGGGTCCGGGTGGAGTTCGTCAAAGGGAGTTTGGTCTTCACCGGGGAGGACTCCCCCATGGCCAACCTCATGCTCTCCGTCATGGGGGCCTTTGCCGAATTCGAACGCTCGCTGATCCGGGAGCGGCAGCGAGAAGGCATCGCCCTGGCTAAGCAGCGCGGTGCCTACAAAGGGCGGAAAAAGACCCTCACACCGGAACGGGCGGCCGAGCTGGTCCAGCGGGCAGCGAATGGAATCCCCAAATCCGTCCTCGCCAGCGACTACGGCATCAGCCGGGAAACGGTGTATCAGTACCTGCGCCAGGCCAAACTGCCCTGA
- the prpB gene encoding methylisocitrate lyase — MLYSTATPEQKRLRLREILASGTIQQFPGAFNPLSARLIEEKGFAGVYISGAVLANDLGLPDIGLTTLTEVATRAGQIARMTDLPCIVDADTGFGEPMNVARSVQELENAGLAGCHIEDQFNPKRCGHLDGKNVVDLATATKRIRAAADARRDPNFLIMARTDIRAVDGLQAAKDRAKALVDAGADAIFPEAMRDLHEFRAIRDAVDVPILANMTEFGKSDLFTTEQLQNVGVNMVIYPVTLLRSAMGAAERVLDTLKSLGTQQVRVPEMLTRARLYDLVDYEAYNKFDSGVFNFQIPNIH; from the coding sequence ATGCTGTACTCCACCGCCACGCCCGAGCAGAAGCGCCTCAGGCTGCGCGAGATCCTCGCCTCGGGCACTATTCAGCAGTTCCCGGGGGCGTTCAACCCGCTCTCGGCCCGGCTGATCGAGGAGAAAGGCTTCGCAGGGGTCTACATCTCCGGCGCCGTCCTCGCCAATGACCTCGGCCTGCCCGACATCGGCCTGACCACCCTGACTGAGGTAGCCACCAGGGCAGGGCAGATCGCCCGCATGACCGACCTGCCGTGCATCGTGGACGCGGACACTGGCTTCGGCGAACCCATGAACGTGGCCCGCAGCGTCCAGGAACTCGAAAACGCCGGACTCGCCGGCTGCCACATCGAGGACCAGTTCAACCCCAAACGCTGCGGCCACCTCGACGGCAAAAACGTCGTTGACCTGGCCACCGCCACCAAACGCATCCGCGCCGCCGCCGACGCCCGCCGTGACCCGAACTTCCTCATCATGGCCCGCACCGACATCAGGGCAGTCGACGGACTCCAGGCCGCCAAAGACCGTGCAAAGGCCCTCGTCGATGCCGGCGCTGACGCGATCTTCCCCGAGGCCATGCGTGATCTGCACGAGTTCCGCGCCATCCGCGACGCCGTGGACGTGCCCATCCTCGCCAACATGACAGAGTTCGGCAAAAGCGACCTCTTCACCACGGAGCAACTGCAGAATGTGGGCGTGAACATGGTCATCTACCCCGTCACACTGCTCCGCAGCGCCATGGGCGCCGCCGAACGCGTTTTGGACACACTCAAGAGCCTGGGAACCCAGCAGGTACGCGTGCCCGAAATGCTCACCCGGGCACGCCTCTATGACCTCGTGGACTACGAGGCCTACAACAAGTTCGATTCCGGCGTTTTCAACTTCCAGATCCCCAACATCCACTAA
- a CDS encoding sulfite exporter TauE/SafE family protein, with product MTVTVLEFCVLASVLFAAACLQGSIGFGLGMMAAPVIALVDPSLLPASLILLSVVLTLIITVGERQHLDLRGVGWALVGRVPGSIVGAWLVITLTPDGLVWLVALAVSAGILAAFVGWVPPPLRRNLIVAGAASGILGTATSIGGTPMAIIWQRAEGPELRGTMSAFFLVGSCMSLFALALAGAINEKVLQVAFAMVPFVLAGFFLSRFLTRFLEPQLTRLVALAASSVGVLLLIGQQLLSQN from the coding sequence GTGACTGTGACTGTCCTGGAATTTTGTGTCCTCGCATCCGTCCTGTTTGCCGCCGCATGCCTGCAGGGATCTATAGGCTTTGGTTTAGGCATGATGGCGGCCCCAGTAATCGCCTTAGTCGATCCCTCACTCCTGCCAGCCTCGTTGATCCTGCTTTCTGTTGTGCTGACTTTGATCATCACGGTAGGGGAACGCCAACACCTGGATCTCCGCGGAGTGGGTTGGGCGTTGGTTGGCCGCGTTCCGGGCAGTATTGTCGGGGCCTGGCTAGTCATCACGCTTACTCCAGACGGTTTGGTATGGCTGGTAGCGTTGGCAGTATCTGCCGGGATATTGGCGGCTTTCGTCGGGTGGGTGCCGCCACCACTACGGCGAAACCTCATCGTTGCTGGCGCCGCCTCAGGAATTCTGGGGACTGCCACGTCCATCGGGGGTACTCCCATGGCAATCATCTGGCAGCGCGCCGAAGGCCCAGAGCTGCGCGGAACGATGAGCGCCTTCTTCCTGGTCGGTTCGTGCATGTCGCTCTTCGCCCTGGCGTTGGCCGGTGCCATCAACGAAAAAGTACTCCAGGTAGCCTTCGCCATGGTTCCGTTCGTGCTCGCGGGATTCTTCCTCTCGCGCTTCCTCACCAGGTTCCTGGAGCCACAGCTGACACGTCTCGTAGCACTGGCTGCGTCCTCCGTGGGAGTTCTTTTGCTCATCGGCCAGCAACTACTATCGCAAAACTAA
- a CDS encoding bifunctional 2-methylcitrate synthase/citrate synthase — translation MTDTEIKKGLAGVVVDYTAVSKVNAETNSLLYRGYPVQDLAAKCSFEEVAYLLWNGELPTQEQLAGLTARERAGRPLEPALKAIIDALPTDAHPMDLCRTAASVLGARHPLAEDASPEANMKKAIDLWAAMPAVVAYDQRRRHGLDVVEPRDDLGYSANFLWMAFGEDPVDEVIEAFNVSMILYAEHSFNASTFTARVVTSTLSDLHSAVTAAIGALKGPLHGGANEAVMHTFDEIGIEPEESLEEAATRAKAWMEGALAHKKKIMGFGHRVYKNGDSRVPTMKAALDKMIAHYGRPELLGLYNGLEQAMEEAKAIKPNLDYPAGPTYHLMGFDTPTFTPIFVASRITGWTAHLMEQAASNSLIRPLSEYNGPDQRSL, via the coding sequence ATGACTGACACAGAGATCAAGAAGGGCCTCGCCGGCGTCGTGGTGGACTACACCGCGGTCTCAAAGGTCAATGCAGAGACCAACTCGCTGCTCTACCGCGGGTATCCGGTCCAAGACCTCGCCGCCAAATGCAGCTTCGAAGAGGTCGCCTATCTGCTCTGGAACGGCGAACTGCCCACGCAGGAGCAGTTGGCCGGGCTCACCGCCCGCGAAAGGGCCGGCCGGCCACTCGAACCGGCACTCAAGGCCATCATCGACGCCTTGCCCACGGACGCCCACCCCATGGACCTCTGCCGCACGGCCGCATCCGTGCTGGGAGCACGGCACCCACTGGCCGAAGACGCCTCGCCCGAGGCCAATATGAAGAAGGCCATCGACCTGTGGGCGGCCATGCCAGCTGTCGTGGCGTACGACCAGCGCCGCCGGCACGGGCTCGACGTGGTGGAACCCCGCGACGACCTGGGCTACTCGGCCAACTTCCTCTGGATGGCCTTCGGTGAAGATCCTGTGGACGAGGTCATCGAGGCGTTCAACGTCTCGATGATCCTGTACGCCGAACACTCCTTCAACGCCTCAACGTTTACCGCCCGGGTGGTCACTTCCACTCTCTCGGACCTGCATTCGGCCGTGACTGCTGCCATTGGGGCGCTCAAAGGCCCGCTGCACGGCGGGGCCAACGAAGCCGTCATGCACACGTTTGACGAGATCGGCATCGAGCCCGAGGAATCCCTGGAGGAAGCCGCTACCCGGGCTAAAGCGTGGATGGAAGGTGCCCTGGCACACAAGAAGAAAATCATGGGCTTTGGGCACCGCGTTTATAAGAACGGGGACTCCCGCGTTCCGACAATGAAGGCCGCGTTGGACAAGATGATCGCCCATTACGGCCGGCCGGAACTCCTCGGTCTGTACAACGGACTCGAGCAGGCGATGGAGGAGGCCAAGGCCATCAAACCCAACCTCGACTACCCTGCCGGACCCACCTACCACCTCATGGGCTTCGACACTCCGACCTTCACACCGATCTTCGTCGCCAGCCGCATCACCGGCTGGACTGCCCACCTCATGGAACAGGCGGCGTCCAACTCCCTCATCCGCCCGCTAAGCGAATACAACGGCCCAGACCAGCGCTCCCTGTAA
- a CDS encoding SDR family NAD(P)-dependent oxidoreductase translates to MPDQHAVVTGCSSGIGLAITRRLLADGWAVTGVSRTAKPLDGKFEWLQADLAEPESLADSIAGLRPVDALVHAAGFQRTAPLGELDPSALSAMFDVHVSAASILANALVPSMPDGGRIVLLGSRTATGSPGKSQYAATKAALMGLGRTWAQELAPRGITVNVLSPGPTDTPMLNDPGRAATPVRMPALGALVDPDDVAALAAFLLGPHGKSITGQNYVICGGASL, encoded by the coding sequence ATGCCTGACCAGCATGCCGTAGTGACCGGCTGCAGCTCGGGCATCGGACTGGCCATCACCCGCCGCCTGTTGGCCGACGGGTGGGCCGTGACCGGTGTGAGTAGGACCGCGAAGCCGCTTGACGGGAAGTTTGAGTGGCTCCAGGCTGACCTTGCCGAGCCCGAATCTTTGGCCGATTCCATCGCCGGGTTACGGCCCGTTGATGCGCTTGTTCATGCTGCCGGGTTCCAACGGACGGCTCCGCTGGGGGAGCTGGACCCTTCAGCTTTATCCGCTATGTTCGATGTCCATGTGTCCGCGGCCAGCATACTTGCCAACGCTTTGGTCCCGTCCATGCCCGACGGCGGCAGGATAGTGCTGCTCGGCAGCCGCACCGCCACCGGGTCACCGGGCAAAAGCCAATACGCCGCCACCAAAGCCGCCCTGATGGGGTTGGGACGGACGTGGGCGCAGGAACTTGCACCGCGGGGAATCACAGTCAACGTGCTCTCCCCAGGCCCCACGGACACTCCGATGCTGAATGACCCCGGCCGGGCTGCCACCCCGGTGCGGATGCCGGCCCTCGGCGCCTTGGTGGACCCTGACGACGTCGCCGCACTGGCGGCCTTCCTGCTGGGACCCCACGGAAAGTCCATCACCGGTCAGAACTACGTCATTTGCGGAGGGGCCTCGCTCTGA